In one Euwallacea fornicatus isolate EFF26 chromosome 33, ASM4011564v1, whole genome shotgun sequence genomic region, the following are encoded:
- the Ir21a gene encoding ionotropic receptor 21a: MEDPDVSLINLLNKIAVKYLSDCTTAILYDNFTNAQEKVFLSKLFQQYPLIQVHGTIPTDYHIQIGELINQPDQKCVHFIIFVKDVMKCQDVVSKRSEKVVIVAKSTQWRVQEYLNSEFSREIANLLVIVKSEKYIGQKQEAPYILYTHKLFVDALGSSQPVVITSWSEGNFTRNVELFQPKLKHGFSGHRFIIATAHQPPYVIKTKRNERDETEYSGIEIQLVNLLSKMYNFSTDFKESSETEKLGSGEAVIKTLKGGNINMGIAGIYITDSRYNAGTLNWHGEDCAAFISLASTALPRYRAIMGPFHWSVWLALIGVYIGSIPLFSYSERLTLKYLLSDPLEFENMFWYVFGTFTNCFTFTGTKSWTKANKGVTKILVGIYWLFTIIITACYTGSIIAFVTLPVFPAAIDTVEQLLNHKYQIGMLDKGGWPTWFKNVTGKNSEKILSQVDYVPTVESGLVNVTKAFFWPYAMLGSREELQFIVKTNFTMGSKKALLHITQQCFVPFKVGILLPSHSVYSEIIAEGVQMILQSGFYLKMKSDVEWDMLRSATGKLLAANSHSGGLKMLPPEDRALTLDDTQGMFLLLAAGYIAGAAILLSEIFGGCFNLCKQIKISRIHSSNSSIPSNPRFHERQINREWNRETYISEIRRRSASLKSGVIELGDLNAPLHKASKSKEVENKDFEKCREPYEAEISDIEEKIGKLFNEALSVDNGGGSTSSVEKNMKENEKNN; this comes from the exons ATGGAAGATCCAGacgtttctttaataaaccTCCTCAACAAAATTGCAGTGAAATACCTATCTGATTGCACCACAGCAATTTTGTACGACAACTTCACAAACGCTCAGGAGAAAGTGTTTCTGTCAAAACTTTTTCAACAATACCCCCTAATCCAAGTACACGGAACCATTCCAACAGACTATCATATTCAGATAGGGGAATTGATAAACCAGCCAGACCAAAAATGCGTCCATTTCATCATTTTCGTCAAAGACGTAATGAAATGTCAAGATGTAGTAAGTAAGCGAAGTGAAAAAGTGGTGATAGTGGCAAAATCTACTCAGTGGAGAGTTCAAGAGTATTTAAACAGCGAGTTTTCAAGGGAAATCGCGAACCTGCTTGTAATTGTGAAGTCTGAGAAATATATAGGGCAAAAG caaGAAGCACCCTACATTCTCTATACTCACAAACTCTTCGTGGATGCCCTGGGTTCCAGCCAACCTGTAGTGATAACTTCGTGGAGCGAAGGAAATTTTACCAGAAATGTTGAATTATTCCAGCCTAAACTAAAACATGGCTTTTCAGGACACAGGTTTATAATAGCTACTGCCCATCAACCACCCTACGTCATTAAAAC gaaGAGAAATGAGAGGGATGAAACTGAGTACTCTGGCATTGAGATACAACTAGTGAACTTACtatcaaaaatgtataacTTCAGCACTGACTTCAAGGAGAGTTCAGAAACAGAAAAACTTGGGTCTGGTGAAGCTGTTATTAAGACTCTTAAAGGGGGAAATATAAATATGGGTATAGCAGGAATTTACATTACAGACAGCAGATATAATGCAGGCACTCTTAACTGGCATGGGGAAGACTGTGCCGCCTTTATTTCTTTAGCTTCAACAGCATTACCAAGATATCGGGCTATTATGGGACCATTCCATTGGTCAGTTTGGTTGGCACTCATTGGAGTGTATATTGGTTCCATACCACTATTTTCGTATTCAGAGAGATTaactctaaaatatttactcaGTGACCCActtgaatttgaaaacatgTTTTGGTATGTTTTCGGGACCTTTACAAATTGTTTTACATTTACTGGAACAAAGTCGTGGACAAAAGCAAACAAAGGCGTTACGAAGATACTGGTTG GTATTTACTGGTTGTTCACAATTATAATAACAGCATGCTACACAGGTTCAATTATTGCTTTTGTGACATTACCAGTATTTCCAGCTGCAATCGACACTGTTGAGCAGCTGTTAAATCATAAATATCAAATTGGAATGCTGGACAAAGGAGGCTGGCCCACTTGGTTCAAAAATGTGACGGGCAAAAACAGTGAGAAGATTCTTAGTCAAGTTGATTATGTCCCCACTGTCGAAAGTGGTTTAGTGAATGTAACAAAAGCCTTCTTTTGGCCTTACGCAATGTTGGGATCTCGCGAAGAACTTCAATTTATCGTAAAGACAAATTTCACTATGGG aagtaaaaaagcTTTGCTTCACATAACACAGCAATGCTTTGTACCCTTCAAAGTGGGCATTCTCTTACCATCACATTCAGTATACAGCGAAATTATAGCAGAAGGTGTTCAAATGATCCTGCAATCAGGCttctatttgaaaatgaaaagtgaTGTTGAATGGGATATGCTAAGATCAGCAACTGGCAAACTTTTAGCA GCCAATTCTCATAGTGGGGGTCTGAAAATGTTACCTCCAGAAGATCGTGCTTTAACACTAGACGATACACAAGGCATGTTCCTGTTACTTGCTGCAGGTTATATTGCCGGGGCTGCCATACTACTTTCAGAGATTTTTGGAGGCTGCTTCAACCTCTGCAAGCAAATCAAAATATCTCGTATACATTCTTCCAATAGTTCAATACCTAGTAATCCTAGGTTTCATGAACGACAAATTAACAGAGAATGGAATAGGGAAACTTACATCTCAGAGATAAGACGGAGATCTGCTTCGTTGAAATCAGGAGTGATTGAGCTGGGGGATTTGAATGCCCCACTACACAAAGCATCTAAATCTAAAGAAGTTGAAAAcaaggattttgaaaaatgcagaGAACCTTATGAGGCAGAAATAAGTGATATTGaggagaaaattggaaaattgtttaatgaaGCTTTGAGTGTAGACAATGGCGGTGGTAGTACATCGTCAGTAGAGAAGAAcatgaaagaaaatgaaaaaaataattaa